The Longimicrobiales bacterium genome has a window encoding:
- a CDS encoding glycine zipper domain-containing protein, whose amino-acid sequence MRVLRAVLLTVVLLAPAALRAQEPQSRALATTIGGLAGMGAGAYLTVSVVVLEARFGRYIHDIDDVLGWRAAPILLGGAAGAGLGLYSPERLQGVVVYGAIGLGAGALTGMLLGNTIWEPPEGRWAGAAIGAGLGMVIGNTIGVMNPLNLFTEGEDGTAAASAGVPIVFRIPL is encoded by the coding sequence ATGAGAGTCCTAAGGGCAGTGCTTCTCACAGTCGTGCTGCTGGCGCCAGCCGCCCTGCGGGCACAGGAGCCGCAGTCGCGCGCACTCGCAACCACCATCGGAGGGCTGGCCGGTATGGGTGCCGGCGCCTATCTGACGGTATCCGTCGTCGTCCTGGAGGCGCGCTTCGGCCGATACATCCACGACATCGATGACGTGCTGGGGTGGCGCGCCGCTCCCATATTGCTGGGTGGCGCGGCCGGGGCGGGGCTCGGGCTGTACAGTCCGGAGCGTCTCCAGGGCGTGGTCGTATATGGCGCGATCGGGCTCGGTGCCGGCGCCCTCACCGGAATGCTCCTTGGCAACACGATCTGGGAGCCGCCGGAGGGCCGCTGGGCGGGCGCCGCGATCGGCGCCGGCCTGGGAATGGTCATCGGTAACACGATCGGAGTCATGAATCCACTGAACCTCTTCACGGAAGGCGAGGACGGCACCGCTGCGGCGAGCGCCGGCGTACCCATCGTTTTCAGAATCCCACTATGA
- a CDS encoding glycoside hydrolase domain-containing protein produces the protein MQLRLFPTVFAVIVIWFAACAAPRVAERPLRGVPGFDTRDYPGDAVMRAWFGSSPYRWVGYYLPAPCYTGTTWTGRRDSLRNIGWGFAVLFVGEQDWRAMPGAAADTAAVEDPRCSSAHLTAEQGSAHADAAAAAAAADGFPAGTVVFLDVERVGRVSPELATYVRSWMGRMLAAGRYTPGLYAHDINVEDLYAILADEFIRHQRSDRPPLWVARPAGFDLRSAPRESGYAAALIWQGILDTREEWDGARLNIDVNVSTSADPSGGR, from the coding sequence GTGCAGCTGAGACTGTTCCCCACCGTCTTTGCGGTGATTGTGATATGGTTCGCCGCCTGCGCCGCGCCGCGTGTCGCCGAGCGGCCGCTGCGCGGTGTGCCGGGGTTCGACACACGCGACTACCCGGGCGACGCCGTGATGCGCGCATGGTTCGGATCGTCCCCCTACCGCTGGGTAGGGTACTACCTCCCGGCGCCATGCTATACGGGCACCACGTGGACCGGCCGCCGCGACAGTCTGCGCAACATCGGCTGGGGGTTTGCCGTGCTGTTCGTCGGCGAGCAGGACTGGCGCGCGATGCCGGGGGCCGCCGCCGATACGGCGGCCGTGGAGGACCCGCGATGCAGCAGTGCGCACCTCACTGCGGAGCAGGGAAGCGCGCACGCCGACGCGGCCGCCGCGGCTGCAGCCGCTGATGGATTCCCGGCGGGCACAGTCGTCTTCCTCGACGTGGAGCGCGTCGGCCGGGTGTCGCCGGAGCTCGCCACGTACGTGCGCAGCTGGATGGGCCGCATGCTCGCTGCGGGTCGCTATACGCCCGGCCTCTACGCTCATGACATCAATGTCGAGGATCTGTATGCGATCCTGGCCGACGAGTTCATCCGCCACCAGCGTTCCGACCGGCCGCCCCTCTGGGTCGCGCGGCCTGCCGGCTTCGACCTTCGCAGCGCGCCGCGCGAGTCCGGCTATGCGGCCGCGCTGATCTGGCAGGGCATCCTGGACACCCGGGAGGAATGGGACGGGGCGCGCCTCAACATCGACGTCAACGTGTCGACGTCGGCCGATCCATCAGGTGGCAGGTAG
- a CDS encoding SulP family inorganic anion transporter yields the protein MNRAPELLYALRGYTRRQAAGDVTAGVIVGIVALPLAIAFAIASGLPPEYGIYTAIIAGFLISALGGSRVQIGGPTGAFVVIVYGIVQVHGIAGLTVATVMAGLMLIVMGVVRLGAAIKFIPFPVTTGFTSGIAVVIATSQIRDLLGLRMDNVPAEFVEKWGAYAEHISTINPHALLVAGLALAVVVGWPRISRTIPAPFVAVVVGTIVVPLLGLQVETIGSRFGDLTIGIPRPTIPAVSLDLIRQLVGPAFTIALLAAVESLLSAVVADGMTGMRHRSNVELVGQGVANVITPLFGGMPATGAIARTATNVRSGGRTPVAGMVHAVTILLIGIFFGRWVAYIPLAALASILIVVAYHMSEWRTFAGEFSGPRSDVAVLLTTFLLTVLVDLTVAIEAGMVLAAFLFMKRMAEVTNISAVKGEFADEDVAAGEALPDLPSDVAVYEINGPFFFGAAEKFKETVNSISSPPRVLVLVMRNVPAIDSTGVNALRGLIRRARSEGTRVLVTGVHAQPMVVLARTGFLDEIGDDNLFGTAAEALAAART from the coding sequence GTGAATCGCGCCCCGGAACTTCTGTACGCGCTTCGCGGCTACACCAGAAGACAGGCAGCGGGAGACGTCACGGCCGGCGTCATCGTCGGCATCGTGGCGCTGCCGCTCGCCATTGCATTCGCCATCGCGTCCGGCCTGCCGCCAGAGTATGGCATATACACCGCCATCATCGCCGGCTTCCTGATCTCTGCGCTCGGTGGCTCGCGCGTCCAGATCGGCGGGCCGACGGGCGCGTTTGTCGTCATTGTCTACGGCATTGTGCAGGTGCACGGCATTGCGGGCCTCACCGTTGCCACGGTCATGGCGGGGCTCATGCTCATCGTCATGGGTGTGGTCCGGCTCGGTGCTGCAATCAAGTTCATTCCGTTCCCGGTAACAACGGGCTTCACGAGCGGCATCGCCGTGGTGATCGCGACCAGCCAGATCCGGGATCTGCTCGGCCTGCGCATGGACAACGTGCCGGCGGAGTTCGTCGAGAAGTGGGGCGCCTACGCCGAGCACATTTCGACAATCAACCCGCATGCATTGCTCGTGGCGGGGCTGGCGCTCGCGGTCGTCGTCGGCTGGCCGCGTATCAGCCGCACGATCCCCGCGCCGTTCGTCGCGGTGGTCGTGGGCACGATCGTCGTGCCCCTGCTCGGTCTCCAGGTCGAGACGATAGGGAGCCGCTTCGGCGATCTCACCATCGGCATCCCGCGCCCGACGATTCCGGCCGTGTCGCTCGACCTGATCAGGCAGCTTGTCGGGCCGGCGTTCACCATCGCACTGCTCGCGGCCGTCGAATCTCTTCTGTCGGCGGTCGTCGCCGATGGCATGACCGGGATGCGGCACCGCTCGAACGTCGAGCTGGTGGGGCAGGGAGTCGCCAATGTCATAACGCCGCTGTTCGGCGGTATGCCCGCCACCGGCGCCATCGCCCGCACCGCCACCAACGTCCGCAGCGGCGGTCGTACCCCGGTCGCGGGCATGGTCCACGCCGTAACGATCCTGCTGATCGGCATCTTCTTCGGCCGCTGGGTCGCTTACATTCCGCTCGCCGCGCTCGCATCGATTCTGATCGTCGTCGCATACCACATGAGCGAGTGGCGCACGTTCGCTGGCGAGTTCAGCGGTCCGCGCAGCGACGTCGCGGTCCTGCTCACGACGTTCCTGCTCACCGTACTCGTCGACCTGACCGTCGCCATCGAGGCCGGCATGGTGCTCGCCGCGTTCCTGTTCATGAAGCGCATGGCGGAAGTCACGAACATCAGTGCAGTGAAGGGCGAGTTCGCGGACGAGGATGTCGCTGCCGGCGAGGCGCTTCCCGATCTGCCGTCCGATGTGGCCGTCTATGAGATCAATGGACCGTTCTTCTTCGGTGCGGCCGAGAAGTTCAAGGAGACTGTCAACTCCATTTCCTCGCCGCCGCGCGTCCTCGTCCTCGTGATGCGCAACGTACCGGCCATCGATTCCACCGGAGTGAACGCCCTGCGCGGCCTCATCCGCCGCGCACGCTCGGAGGGCACGCGCGTGCTCGTCACTGGTGTGCATGCTCAGCCGATGGTCGTCCTCGCGCGCACCGGGTTCCTCGATGAGATCGGCGATGACAATCTGTTCGGCACGGCAGCTGAGGCACTGGCCGCTGCTCGAACGTAG
- a CDS encoding sodium:alanine symporter family protein → MEVLERIIGIVESIAWWGPSIGGESIPLAVIMLLGTGLFLTVRLGFVQLRRLGHGFAVTTGRYDDPNEPGDVSHFQALSTALSATVGIGNIAGVAIALHWGGPGALFWMWVTAFLGMATKFTEVTLAQHYRVVEGVDRDPAKWEGTVSGGPMYYIERGLGPSWRPLAVLFAVLLGITAFMTGNAIQANTLADTMNAQWGIPVWITGLVSAAVVGAVIIGGITRIGRVTGILAPLMAAIYVGGALLIILLHIGDVIPTFALIFREAFNPSAGVAGTGLGALLVTLMWGVRRGLFSNEAGQGSAPIAHAAAKTDEPVSEGVVALLEPFIDTLVICTMTGLVIIMTGAWDDKHPTTLNLGSGDISWNADQIDGSISRGIGAPAQFEIVDGLPVAPTPDAPRFAWHDVRVDQFFTDVDQTVPFTGTIYPGEGRAVSADGQEYRQLYGNAVRNGAPLTMAAFERGIGRTGANYGQMIVILGVILFAVSTAISWSYYGDRCANYLFGSAAVIPYRIVFVIMHFVGAILPLASIWALGDAFLGVVIFPNLLALLLLSGKVKELTDSYFDRKPWVENAEVHKRIVEEKRTRR, encoded by the coding sequence ATGGAAGTACTCGAACGGATCATCGGGATAGTGGAAAGCATCGCGTGGTGGGGGCCGTCGATCGGCGGTGAGTCGATCCCGCTGGCCGTCATAATGCTGCTCGGCACCGGTCTGTTCCTGACCGTTCGACTCGGCTTCGTCCAGCTGCGGCGACTGGGGCACGGATTCGCCGTCACCACGGGCCGATACGATGACCCCAACGAGCCCGGCGACGTCTCACACTTCCAGGCGCTCTCGACCGCGCTGTCGGCGACTGTCGGCATCGGCAACATCGCGGGTGTGGCAATCGCACTGCACTGGGGCGGCCCCGGCGCGCTGTTCTGGATGTGGGTCACGGCCTTCCTCGGAATGGCAACGAAGTTCACGGAGGTTACGCTCGCGCAGCATTACCGCGTGGTCGAGGGCGTGGACCGCGACCCGGCGAAGTGGGAGGGCACGGTGTCCGGCGGACCGATGTACTACATCGAGCGGGGGCTCGGGCCGTCCTGGCGACCGCTCGCGGTCCTGTTCGCCGTGCTGCTAGGTATCACGGCGTTCATGACGGGTAACGCCATTCAGGCGAACACGCTCGCCGACACCATGAACGCGCAGTGGGGCATTCCGGTCTGGATCACCGGCCTCGTGAGCGCCGCGGTCGTGGGCGCCGTCATCATCGGCGGCATCACGCGCATCGGCCGCGTCACAGGCATCCTGGCGCCGCTCATGGCGGCGATCTACGTCGGCGGCGCGCTGCTCATCATCCTGCTGCACATCGGCGATGTCATTCCGACGTTCGCATTGATCTTCCGGGAGGCGTTCAATCCGTCGGCCGGTGTGGCAGGCACGGGTCTGGGCGCGCTGCTGGTCACACTCATGTGGGGCGTGCGGCGCGGTCTGTTCTCCAACGAAGCCGGCCAGGGGTCCGCGCCGATCGCGCACGCGGCCGCCAAGACGGACGAGCCGGTGTCGGAAGGCGTCGTGGCGCTGCTCGAGCCGTTCATCGACACGCTCGTGATCTGCACAATGACCGGACTCGTCATCATCATGACGGGCGCGTGGGATGACAAGCACCCGACGACACTGAACCTCGGCAGCGGAGACATCTCCTGGAACGCCGATCAGATTGACGGCTCGATCAGCCGCGGCATAGGGGCGCCGGCACAGTTCGAGATCGTCGATGGCCTGCCTGTCGCGCCGACACCCGACGCACCGCGTTTCGCGTGGCATGACGTGCGCGTCGACCAGTTCTTCACCGACGTCGATCAGACGGTACCGTTCACGGGAACGATCTACCCCGGGGAGGGACGCGCCGTATCGGCGGACGGACAGGAGTACAGGCAGCTGTACGGCAACGCCGTACGCAATGGCGCACCGCTCACCATGGCCGCGTTCGAACGGGGGATCGGCCGGACCGGCGCGAACTACGGCCAGATGATCGTCATCCTGGGCGTCATCCTGTTCGCCGTGTCGACGGCCATATCATGGAGCTACTACGGCGACCGCTGTGCGAACTACCTGTTCGGCAGTGCGGCAGTGATACCATACCGCATCGTGTTCGTGATCATGCATTTCGTCGGTGCGATCCTGCCGCTCGCATCGATATGGGCACTCGGCGACGCGTTCCTCGGTGTCGTCATCTTCCCGAACCTGCTCGCGCTCCTGCTGCTCTCCGGCAAGGTCAAGGAGCTGACGGACAGCTACTTCGATCGCAAGCCGTGGGTGGAGAACGCGGAAGTGCACAAGCGGATCGTGGAGGAGAAGCGAACGCGGCGCTGA
- a CDS encoding M20/M25/M40 family metallo-hydrolase: MRPRPVLSFLLPVVLAGCAGAPVPPAAEPRAITIEPAIESINAADVARRIAFLASDDLKGRDTPSPGLEAAVAYAAAEFRSFGLQPAGDDGTFVQRYAFDASGLDRGAVLFEVRAGAGASRLTFGTDYFVVPAAIDSAVGSPIFLGPARPGVLAPSAAAGRPVVFFVTDTASAAWQGMVGAALQSAVAARASAAVLVMPPDFSEATMAMLADQLAGQVLPVAMPLVGVTYSAARAFFQQAGIDLDGMRSSTEPTPMPDVTLAIRTPIAGSTVEAPNVVAVLPGSDSALSREYIVFTAHIDHVGVGSPDESGDSIYNGADDDASGTSAVLEIAEAFARLERRPARSVMFVLVSGEEKGLLGSKAFVADPPVPVGQMAANINMDMIGRNAPDTVVAIGVDYSSLGPSVRAVAAAHPELGLTVAPDLWPDEQLFFRSDHFSFAAMEVPAIFFTTGLHDDYHQPSDEPETIDNDKVTRIARLLFRYAHELASAADRPQWTEEGLAEVRRATR, encoded by the coding sequence ATGCGACCGCGTCCCGTCCTGTCGTTCCTGCTCCCCGTCGTGCTCGCCGGCTGCGCGGGCGCCCCCGTGCCGCCAGCGGCCGAGCCGCGGGCCATCACGATCGAGCCGGCAATCGAATCGATCAACGCAGCCGACGTTGCGCGGCGAATCGCGTTCCTCGCGAGTGACGATCTGAAGGGGAGGGACACACCGAGTCCCGGCCTCGAGGCGGCCGTCGCCTATGCCGCAGCGGAGTTCCGTTCGTTCGGCCTGCAGCCGGCCGGCGACGACGGCACGTTCGTGCAGCGGTACGCATTCGACGCCTCGGGCCTCGATCGCGGCGCGGTGCTCTTCGAGGTCCGCGCCGGGGCGGGTGCCAGCCGGTTGACGTTCGGGACGGACTATTTCGTGGTACCCGCGGCGATCGACTCCGCCGTGGGATCGCCCATCTTCCTGGGACCGGCACGGCCGGGGGTGCTCGCACCGTCCGCTGCGGCCGGCCGGCCCGTCGTGTTCTTCGTGACCGACACCGCCAGCGCAGCATGGCAGGGCATGGTCGGGGCGGCCCTCCAGTCGGCGGTGGCGGCGCGCGCGAGCGCGGCGGTGCTGGTCATGCCGCCCGATTTCTCCGAAGCCACGATGGCAATGCTGGCGGACCAGCTGGCCGGCCAGGTCCTGCCGGTGGCGATGCCTCTCGTCGGCGTGACCTACAGTGCGGCGCGGGCTTTCTTTCAGCAGGCCGGGATCGATCTGGACGGGATGCGTTCGTCGACCGAGCCGACGCCCATGCCGGATGTGACTCTCGCCATCAGGACGCCAATTGCCGGATCGACCGTCGAGGCGCCGAACGTAGTCGCGGTGCTGCCTGGCAGTGATTCCGCGCTGAGCCGCGAGTACATCGTGTTCACTGCGCACATTGACCACGTCGGTGTCGGCTCGCCTGACGAATCGGGCGATTCGATCTACAATGGCGCCGACGATGACGCGTCCGGCACCAGCGCAGTGCTCGAGATCGCGGAAGCATTCGCGCGTCTCGAACGTCGACCGGCCCGCTCCGTAATGTTCGTGCTGGTGAGCGGTGAAGAGAAGGGGTTGCTCGGCTCGAAGGCGTTCGTCGCCGATCCGCCCGTGCCTGTCGGACAGATGGCTGCGAACATCAACATGGACATGATCGGACGCAACGCGCCCGACACCGTCGTGGCCATCGGCGTGGACTATTCGTCGCTCGGCCCCTCCGTGCGCGCTGTCGCCGCCGCACATCCGGAGCTGGGCCTGACTGTTGCCCCGGACCTCTGGCCGGACGAGCAGCTCTTCTTCCGCTCCGACCATTTCAGCTTTGCTGCCATGGAGGTGCCCGCGATCTTCTTCACGACAGGGCTGCATGACGACTACCATCAGCCGTCGGACGAGCCGGAGACGATCGACAACGACAAGGTCACGCGCATCGCGCGGCTGCTGTTCCGGTACGCCCATGAGCTTGCGAGCGCGGCTGACCGGCCGCAGTGGACCGAGGAGGGGCTTGCGGAGGTGCGGCGCGCCACGAGGTGA